The Vibrio fortis DNA segment CCAATAAAGTTGTCGTATTGAGCTTTGAAATTGACTACTGCGTTGTCACTGCCAGGCTGTGCGTAAATCATAGTAAGGTCCTTCTGTGATTGTCTAAGTATTTGAATATTCGCCATGTCATGTTCATGGTTTCTGTTTAAAACACTGTCATTTCGTGTTTTGTTCACATACCTAACAACGCAAGTCACACGCCAACATTGAAAATCTTGTTGTTAATAAATTGTAAAACTATGATTACCAAACGTTTACAACCAGTGGTGAGTTGGAATTGAATCGTAGTACGGAGATTGCTCCAGTGTTCAACTGTTCCAAATTGGTACACCGTTACTGTTACAACATGGAACAGTTATGCAGATTCAACACACAGATACTTCAGAGTGGCTTAGTTCATCTTGGCACCGTAGTAGTGAGGCGGGATTAAAGCCGAGGAAGCTACCCGATGACATTCGACTACCAAATGCGATGCTTAAGGAGCGTCGCTTTCACTCATCGCAACTCATCGAAACCGTGCAACGCATGGCGCTACCCCTGTTTAATCAGACCTTTGCACGCAGTGACAGTCGACTCATATTGACGGACACGGATGGTGTGATTCTGGCGAGTTGGGGACAGAAGCGCTTTGAAGAGAAATTAACGAGTATTGCATTGAGCTCGGGCGCTTGCTGGAAAGAGCAACTCAAAGGCACCAATGCGATCGGCACAGCACTGGTTGAGGCCAAGCCCGTTACCATAATTGGCGAGCAACATTTCATTCATCAGCACCGCTTTATCAGTTGCTCCGCGAATCCCATTTTCGATCACCAAGGGCAGATGGTCGGTATATTAGATATCACCAGTGAGCAGCAACAGCACGACAGCTCGGTGCAATTCTTAATACAGAATATGGTGCAGTTGATAGAGAACCAACTGCTCAATCATATCCCCCAAGGATCCACTCGTATCGACCTCGCGTGTGAAAAGTCGCTACTGCATAGTGGTTGGCAAGGTATTGTCATTGCCAATGAGGCGGGAGAAGTATTGGCTCATAACCAGGTCGCTTCTCAGCTGCTTGAGCAAGGTTCGATACTCGGTGAAAGTATTGATCAGCTCTTCGATCGCTCTGAATCGTCATTTGTATTTGAGAAAAAGAGCCTACAGGCACCATCAGTAAAACGCAGCCGTGCAATCACTGCTTCGTGTGAATTACACCACGGTGATCAACAGATAGAGCAAGCATGGCAACAAGCCAGTAAAGTTATTGATAAAGGCATCAGCCTTCTGATATTAGGTGAAACAGGTGTCGGTAAGGGCGAGTTTGTCAAAGCGCTGCATAAACAGAGTCAGCGCAACAACAACCCTTTGGTGGCAGTGAATTGTGGTGCGCTACCAAAAGATCTGATTGAGTCTGAACTGTTTGGTTATGCGCCCGGAGCGTTTACTGGCGCGAACAAACAAGGTTTTCAGGGTAAGATCCGTCAAGCAGACAAAGGGATCTTATTCTTAGATGAGATAGCAGACATGCCGTTAGAAGCTCAGTGCCGCCTACTTCATGTGCTGCAAGATAAGTCGGTGGTGCCTGTTGGCTCTAACCAAAGCCACCAAGTTGAT contains these protein-coding regions:
- a CDS encoding sigma-54-dependent Fis family transcriptional regulator, with the protein product MQIQHTDTSEWLSSSWHRSSEAGLKPRKLPDDIRLPNAMLKERRFHSSQLIETVQRMALPLFNQTFARSDSRLILTDTDGVILASWGQKRFEEKLTSIALSSGACWKEQLKGTNAIGTALVEAKPVTIIGEQHFIHQHRFISCSANPIFDHQGQMVGILDITSEQQQHDSSVQFLIQNMVQLIENQLLNHIPQGSTRIDLACEKSLLHSGWQGIVIANEAGEVLAHNQVASQLLEQGSILGESIDQLFDRSESSFVFEKKSLQAPSVKRSRAITASCELHHGDQQIEQAWQQASKVIDKGISLLILGETGVGKGEFVKALHKQSQRNNNPLVAVNCGALPKDLIESELFGYAPGAFTGANKQGFQGKIRQADKGILFLDEIADMPLEAQCRLLHVLQDKSVVPVGSNQSHQVDCQIIAATHKDLAKLVETGQFRQDLYYRLNGLIFTLPSLEQRQDKRELIEAIYQKYADSEQTICSHLMTLFCSYSWPGNIRELDNLLKVSALMSSGERQLKLDHIPSQLAEQLTNQSQVTCTQASSSSDLQSTVEETLVQTYQANQGNISKTSRVLGISRNTIYRKLKRMGVL